The Arachis ipaensis cultivar K30076 chromosome B05, Araip1.1, whole genome shotgun sequence nucleotide sequence aattggaaatcccatcctagttatccttatcaattgtgatgagaattgtttattgctccctcttagttaacccttactaaataaagaaaagtcaagtggactaatcaatttgattcctcaagtcctagtcaacttctatggaaagactagctttagagggatccaaatcaaccagcaaatttcaattatcaatcaacaatggagtttgataactcaagtgtcaccaattaatcagtttaagctaagaatgtaaaaagctaaattaaaatcataaatctggaatacctcaatttgcattaaacaaaaattcaaatctaacataaagagttcataagccaatttggcaatataagtaattaccaagagaaataaagaaaccaaagtattagaataaataaaagtagaagagaaacataaattaaaggaacattgaacctggaattgaggagaaataatcctaaaactaagagaaatcataaatcctaaaacctagagagagtagagagcctctctctctagaaaactacatctaaaacctaagattgtcaattatgaatgttgttctaatgaatgaatggattctcccactttatagcctctaatgtgtattttctgggccaaaaactgggtcagaaacagcccagaaattgtccccagcaatttctgatacgtcccGCACGCAgcactgtcacgcgtacgcgtcgtccacgcgtatgcgtggattgatttttctccaggtcacgcgtgcacgtgatcCACACATGGGAGTCACCTATCTTTAAGGcagctatggtaaattatatatcgttgcgaagccctggatgttagctttccaacgcaactgaaactgcctcatttggacctctgtagctcatgttatgaccgtttgagtgcgaagaggtcaggctggacagcttagcaatttcttcaacttcttgtattccttccacttttgcatgcttccttttcatcctctaagccattcctgccttataaatcctgaaatcacttaacacacatatcaaggcatcgaatggtaataagaagggattaaacatagcaaaattaaggccaaagaagcatgtttccaatcatagcacaagattaggaaggaaaatgtaaaaccatgcaattagtatgaataagtgtgcaaatacttgataaaaaccactcaattgagcacaagataaaccctaaaataatggtttatcactgtacctggtatttttcatctgagacgagaaattcgacagttgattagccgtgcagaaaccgtacctagtatttttcatctgagaggatcatacagcttgccattgaaggaagccatgcgtgtttggagaagaagacagtagaaaagcagagattcagacaacagagcatctctgaaacctcaacctgttcctcattactgaatcacaagtactatttatttcatgttatttacttttcataaacaaaatcattcttatcattaatctcctgactaagatttacaagataaccatagcttgcttcaagccgacaatctccgtgggatcgacctttactcacgtaaggtattacttggacgacccagtgcacttgctggttagttgtgcggagttgtgaaaagtatgatcacaatttcgttcaCCAATGAACACGACTAGAGGAGAACGACAAAGGCAATGCAaatcaacaacaaaagaatgacgatagggtttcagggtttagagttttagggtttatgggttcatgGTTCAGTGTACAGGAGTTCAGTGTGTTTCAAACTTTCGGTTCGCTccgtgtattaatttcggttcaccgtgttcatggttgagggtttaggggccagggttcagggttttaggaGTTTTGGGTATACAGTAGGGTTcaaggtttagggttcagggtttagagtttagcattcagggttcagagttcagtgttcagggttcgGGTACAagttttaaggtttagggtttatggtttagcgttcagggttcagagttcagagttcaggattcgggttcagggtttagggtttaaggtttaggttttagggtgtagggtttatggtttagggttttagggatttagggtttatgggttcagggttcagggttctggttttagtggttagggtttaaggtttagggttcagTGTTTAGGGGTTCATAATTTTTTCATAAACAGGAGAGAGATTTGGATTACTCTTCTGAAACGAATTAAACtgacaaagtttggattattcaattttgaatcgaattgaatggaatgtaattgctaatttgaattgaattaaatggacagaggtgtactgaattgaattgaattgaattgataatatgtaaattgtaggcagcgttatttgaatttgattttatataatggattatgtttcgttcactcagtactatacaattgtttcaccatgagtactgtgttcggttcaccatgagtactgtgttcggtttattctgcagaaagctgtttgaatttgattttatataatgaattatgtttcgttcactcaatactatacaattgtattgtgttcggttcaccatgagtactgtgttcggttcattctgcactattcaaaactcttcttcctcaccttctactgcttcttcaccagagagagaaggaggaaaagataaaaaaaatacagcagcaacaagaacaaaagaatgacgataagaagaaaacacgtgaagaagaaggaatgtaaaaaaggaggagaatgaggaacgcgaagaagaaggcgaagaagaagaagacgctccgtgcgtaaacgaacgtgaagaagaagaagaagaagacgaacgtgaagaagaagaagaagaagaagaagaagaagaagaagaagaagaagaagaagaagcgtgggGGAGAAGAAGCGGTGGGCAAGAGCGATTTTGTGTGTGTTGGGCGCGTGTATTTCACGTTTCATTTAATGGTATTGATTTTTTTGGTATTGGGCTaacttaattatatggttacaagGATGTGTAGCAtttctaataaataaatattatattataattactTTACTAAACTAAGGTCATTACCATACTCGATGCAATCTGTAGCTGAAATTTATGATGCACGTTCTCTGAGCTGCGGGACTCACTGCTGAACTCTCCTGGTACAAGCTGCAACGGTTGAATAGCTCCTCACGCATGAACGGCACAGCAGTTCGCACCAAAGCGGGACACGTTTCACCAGCACCACAGAATTTTCCATTTAGTATCTATCCGTGACCGATATTATTCCTTAATCCATTTCCCAAAATCCTCAGCCACAATAAATAGTTAAATACTGAAATAATAACTATCAATATgcagatataataaatataaatataacacacacacacaataaTCGTATAATAAAGATTTAAAtcagagattataatataagaaAATTTTTTTACCTGATTGAATTTTCTAATatctattatattttttatcgTCTCGTTATTTAGTAATGATATATGGTTTTAATCAATACAAATTAAAGTGATAGGAGAAAGATTTATATGTTTCCTAGAATATATTTAATTCATCTCGAAATCAATTACAATTATTCATACTCATATAGACACTGTAGAATTGGTAATACtaagtgcatgtttgggcgctattattttgttaaaaaaagatcttttttcaataaaaaaagatctttttttattttttaacgtgtttggtaaatttctagtagtaaaagtaaaagcactagtaaaataaaaaaaaatcttttttgagaagctgtaatttacatctttttttaaaagatcttttttccttaaaaaaaaaatatttttcatgtaataaataaaaaaaagtatttttatattgttatacccaaacataattgattgataaaaagacctttttatatgagatatccaaacataaaattacttttacttctccataagatcttttaaaaaaagataactcgaaaaaagatattttttaaaaaactcacccaaacaagcccgaTAAGAAGTATATAATGAAAACTTGAAAagttaaaacaaaagaaaaatgaattgtTCCCTCACTGTTGTTGATTTGATATTAGTGTTTGcaatttaaaataaacaaaaaggaaatcaaaaaatgaaaaagaaacttGTGGTCTAAAACGGAAGGAGAAAAGAAACAATGAAGTGAAGTTCTCCGCCATTTTTTCTACCACAAAGCCAGGAAGTGTAAACTGAGGAACTGGCATGGCCACTGTAGCAACAAGTGGAATAGGAGCAGGGTTAACAAAGCTCCAAGCAAACAAAGGAAAGCACAACAAATCCCTCTTTCTGGGCCATGGATTCAGAATCAAACCTTCTTCTCTACCATGCAGCAGTAGAAAGAAGCCTCCTTTTCAAGTGTTTGCAttaggtggtggtggtggtgcaagTGAATGGGTTCTTGATTCCATTCACAACCTCTTTGTGGGTGTTGGGGTTGGTCTCCCTTGCACTGTGATGGAGTGTGGGGACCTAATTTATAGGAGCACACTACCAAAGTCAAATGGGTTGACTCTTACAGTTCCTGGTGCGGTTCTTGCTTTGAGTGCTCTCTCTTACCTTTGGGCCACACCTGGGGTTGCACCTGGTTTCTTTGACATGTTTGTTCTTGCTTTTGTTGAGAGATTGTTCAGACCCACTTATAGAAAGGTCACTCAGTTCAacttcatttctttttctttatgttaCTTTAGCCAATTCTTATTTTCATTCTATAATATCTCTTATTTCGTTACTTATATAGAAGTAAAAATTATGGTTGATTAATTAGTACTTCACTGTTAAGAATTTACATTACTTTTGATTTTAGTATATGTCCATTTAGCTAGAGTGCACCATGGATAATGCTACTATAAAATATTTAGATGTTAATGGTTTAAATGTTAAATATGACCCACTACTTGTTTGATTCATCGCGTCATGACTCAACAATGCTTGGTTCATATAGGTTAATTGTTAATATTGCTTCTGCTCTTGATTGTAACTGTTATTGCTGACGTTGGTTTATTGTTTTTGGCAGGATGACTTTGTTGTGGGCAAGAAGTTAGGGGAGGGATCCTTTGGAGTAGTTTATAGAGCAACACCGTCCAAGCCCTCTTCAAAGGTATTAATTAATTACTATTCTATTTGGAAGCTACTATGGTCCTTTGCAGATCCTATGTTAATGCAGGATGCTTGTGGGCTGCCTATTTGGAAGCTACTAGAATAATGGAGTTTCTCACTTATGTTTTTTTTGCCTTAGTTGGTTCTTGCTTGCATTTTTCATGGTGCACTTTACTAGATCATTGAATTTTCATGTCATttgtttatgaatttttttttttttttgaaaacggtGTCATTTTAAGTTTAATTGCTCATGAATATCATGCTTTCAAGAAACAAAAATGAGTGGCATATGTGCCTCAGCACCTGTGAGATTTAGAAATGTTAGATTGCTTGAATAGTATTGGTATGACTTATGCTTCTATTTTGGTTCTCAATGGAAGGAAGGTGACTTAGTCTTGAAGAAAGCTACTGAATATGGTGCCGTAGAAATTTGGATGAATGAGCGCGTACGGAGAGCTTGTGCAAGCAGCTGCGCAGATTTTCTATACGGGTTTCTTGAGGTGTTGCTCAATTAAAACTACTACTTCTTCATGAACTTCACTATCATAGTTGTATGGAGAAATTAAAGACATTTTTCAGTTACATAAGTTCACAGTTTAGTTTTAGTTATAGCAGTTGTCCTCATAATCACAAACCATTTGCAGAGCTCTTCAAAGAAGGCTCCCGAATACTGGCTTATATGGCGGTTTGAAGGGGATGCTACCCTAGCTGACTTGCTGCAGAGTAGAGAATTTCCATACAATGTTAGTAGTCTCGTTACTCGTCGTGATGCAAATCATCAATTTTAATAGTATTAAGTATTAACCTTACAATTTTCTGATAAAGTAGTAGGAAATTATTACAATAATATTCCGTAGCCTTTACTCATTATTTCACTATGTTTCTGAAGCGTTTTGTTCATATTAAACTCTTCAATTTTATGCTTTATTGGTAAGTCATGAATGCTTATGTCTCCGGTATCAGCCATAGTGATTAGTGCCGCAAATTACAGGTTGAAACATTAATTCTGGGTGAGGTTCAGGACTTGCCGAAGGGAGTCGAAAGAGAAAACAGAATTATTCAAACAATCATGAGGCAACTGTTGTTTGCATTAGACGGTCTTCACTCAACTGGCATTGTGCATAGGGATATTAAGCCACAGAACATTATTTTCTCTGAAGGTAAGAATCTGAACCTTGCATATCTTATTTTTTTCCCTCCCTGATGAAAAGTTTTCATAATCAAAGTTAAGATCAGGGTTTCTTTTGTTTAGTATGTCTTTTATTGAGTCTTTATTTTGTGTTATTGTTTACCTTGTAATAAACTCCACTTTATTGTGCTGAGCTCCTTCTTTCAAGAAGAAAAAACCCCTATTAAGATCTTGTTTCCTTTCTAATCCTGGGATCAGGGTCGCGAACATTCAAAATCATTGATCTTGGAGCTGCTGCAGACCTGCGAGTTGGCATTAACTATATTCCCAAGGAGTTTCTCTTGGATCCAAGGTATCTTCTTCGACATTTGATAAAAAAATAGCACTGTTGCCTGCTTTCAAAAGGagaaaaaatattaagaaaagaaaagaaatctactgttggaattttttatttgatatgCTTAATGAGTTTAGTAATgggttcttttcatttttcttttagtgGAATTAGAAAATGGaagcttttattttttttttatttatgaactATTTCAAAAATTTCCCTTTAAAGCCATCAACACTTTCTGCCTCATTTCCTTTAAGGCCCCGTTCCCACATCGCATACTCATTCTCATTCTCATTCCAACAAGTCGCCATATTGAAATAAGAGAGTGAATGTGACCAATTAATTGCTGAAGGAGTTTGAACCTAAGGCTGATTCGGGTCCAGTTTTTGTGTCGGTGATTCTCCTTCATTCTGTTAACTCCAGGGTGGTTAGTTCAGATTCCTGCAATTCTTGAGTTTGCCAATTTTCAAACAAGTGGATTTTCCATTTTGTTTCATGCACATTAGCAGCAAGAGATGAATATAGCAAGGAATGAAAACTATTGTAACTTGTGAGCTAAAAAACTGAATTATTCTATCAATGTGTATTATGCAGAAGATATACAAGGATATATATACACAGCAGATGAAGTGTAACAACTAACAACCATTCTAACAAACTCTTAACTTCACCCTAACTAACTTATAACTGAGTTTCCTTTTATGCCCCTAATAATGCAATCCTCTACTTTGCTCTTATATACATTTTCTTCTTAGCAATTGAGATCCAGATGTACATGGATTAATgaataaatgaatgaatgatcCTAATTAATTTCTTGTTTACGTTTACTAGCTAGTACTGTTGCCAAGTTCTTTTGGTTGGTTTGGATTATTATTGGAATTTATTTGTATATTTCTGTTTTTAATCAAGCTCTCAATTAATGAGAATCAGTTCTGTTTTCAAGGCATCAAGTTAATGAGTTTTTTATGATGCTAGTTAATGAGGCAAGTCGAAAATTAGGTCTCGGTTGTTCACGTATTTGAGGTTTCATTAATATGCATTCTTATCCCTTTTGAAGTGGCAATCAAAGTTGGGAGTATCCTTACTGAAACAACAAGCTATGCAATCACAGACTAACTACATTAATTTATTAATTGTAAAGCCAAATTTAGAGAGATTACATTAATGTCTAATGTACACAGATTTAAAGTAGATGAAATTCAAAGTTCATGAAATTTTATTACAGCTTTAATTGTGTACTAATAATTTGAATGAAATTGTATTTCTAAAATGCGCATATGGCTTCTATGATTTTTACCTCAGATATGCCGCACCAGAGCAATATATCATGAGCACACAAACTCCATCTGCACCCTCGGCTCCTGTAGCAACTGCACTCTCACCGGTTTTATGGCAGGTTAAATATTGCTTACGAATCATCTGCAGttaaattatcatttataattttatattatgtaTTTTTCTTTATGATTTAATGATGTCTTTTTTGCTCATgatggttttctttgtttctaaCAGTTGAATTTGCCCGACAGATTTGATATCTATAGTGCTGGTCTGATCTTTCTTCAAATGGTGAGTAACAAATATTGATGAACTTGTGACGGCTTCTGTTCTTATTACTGGAATTAATCAGTCAATATCTGTAATTGATTTCACATGAATGTTAGATGAATCATTATAAATCACCTCATGGACATAGACGACTGCATGTCACTATGTCAGTAGCTTTAAGTTAAAGACTTTGTTTATACATATGCACATCTTTTTGTTAATCCTATTGTGTTGATCTATTATGAAATGTTGCTATCCTTGTTGATAATTTTCCATATATCTGGACCAGATTTTTAATTAGGGGAAACATTTAAACGATGGCGACAAGTAATTCAATGTGCCATATGATAAAGCTGGTATTTCAAATATCTCATGCTTTATACTATTATTCTCTTATAGGCATTCCCGGGTTTACGCACCGATAATGGCCTTATACAATTCAACCGTCAATTAAAGAGGTGCGACTATGACTTGGTTACTTGGAGAAAAAGCGTAGAGCCTCGATGTGGCCCTGAACTTAGGAGGGGATTTGATTTGTTGGATTTAGATGGTGGAATAGGATGGGAACTTCTGACATCAATGGTTAGATACAAAGCAAGGCAAAGGCTGAGCGCAAAAGCGGCATTGACTCATCCTTTCTTCGATAGAGAAGGTTTGTTGGCACTATCTTTCATGCAAAATCTGAGGCTGCAGCTCTTACGAGCGACTCAGCAGGATTACGGAGAAGCTGCCAAGTGGGTCACTGAGCTAATGGCAAAATCAGGAACTGAGAAGGATGGTGGATTCACTGAAGCTCAGCTCCTTGAACTAAAAGTATATATCATGTTCTTCATTATTTAAATAAGTTTTTTGTGGTTTAAAATTAGCGATATATAATTTTGGTTTTGTAAAAACTTTTCTTGTGGTCTTGAtccgaaaatttttcaaaagtgaaATCGATTCATATGTCATTCGACATATACGGATCAACTAGGTGAGATGGTTACATATCCTTTGAAGGTGGCTACTTAAAGATGATATTATGTATCATTAGATAGTTTAGTCAAACATGTTCAGTCAAATATGTCAAACCATCTATCAGTTCATAATATCATCTTCACATGAAGATGTATTCATTGAAGTAACCACCTACTTTGAATTATGGATAAGAAATCGATCTGTATGTGGGATGATGTCAGAGTCCAATTATGCCTACTTCTGAAAACTTTTTGGACCAAAACCACAAGGAAAATTTTATAGGCACCAAAACCGTAAATCACTTATTTAACTCCATCTTAAGCAGTGGTATAAAGTTCAGTTTTTATTTGCTATCTTGTCTTACGTAATTTCCTCCTTCCTTATAGGAAATTGAacccaagaagaagaagaaggctaATGCACAGAGAAACGCTCTAGCTTCTGCACTTAAACTTCAGAggaaaatcattaaaaccttaaaTGAGAGTATGGATGAGCTCAGCAGACGCAGGAAAAGCATTTGGTGGAGCAGGTGGATCCCAAGAGAGGAATGAGAAATTGTAAATACTTTTATATATGctcagttttttatttttaaaattttgtctaTAGTTTGTATATCAACATTAATTATAATGTTCAGatagaaaaaaaattgtttgttgtgtatttaaaaataaaagacacGAGACTAACTGGAATACTACATTACTTTTGCCATTAGCTAACTGGAATCTTATGGATGCAATTGCAAGCATGCTTGGATTCTTTTAACCGTTAGCGCAGACATTCGTTGTATGCATTTGGTTATATTTGCTTGGGTGTGATAAATTTTTGTGCTCGTTAATTGTGTATGTGTTCTTGCTATATATGTGATTTGTTTTGTGAATTGATCTTGCATTAAATTGAATGTGCTTGTTGGTTGAACCGAGATAGTGGAAGTAAGGGTGTTGTGAGACCATAGAATGATGGCTATTGGATCAAGTAAACCCTTTATTTAGCGTTTATGGTAGCTGAAGGGCTCCTCCTCTCC carries:
- the LOC107643782 gene encoding serine/threonine-protein kinase STN7, chloroplastic, whose translation is MATVATSGIGAGLTKLQANKGKHNKSLFLGHGFRIKPSSLPCSSRKKPPFQVFALGGGGGASEWVLDSIHNLFVGVGVGLPCTVMECGDLIYRSTLPKSNGLTLTVPGAVLALSALSYLWATPGVAPGFFDMFVLAFVERLFRPTYRKDDFVVGKKLGEGSFGVVYRATPSKPSSKEGDLVLKKATEYGAVEIWMNERVRRACASSCADFLYGFLESSSKKAPEYWLIWRFEGDATLADLLQSREFPYNVETLILGEVQDLPKGVERENRIIQTIMRQLLFALDGLHSTGIVHRDIKPQNIIFSEGSRTFKIIDLGAAADLRVGINYIPKEFLLDPRYAAPEQYIMSTQTPSAPSAPVATALSPVLWQLNLPDRFDIYSAGLIFLQMAFPGLRTDNGLIQFNRQLKRCDYDLVTWRKSVEPRCGPELRRGFDLLDLDGGIGWELLTSMVRYKARQRLSAKAALTHPFFDREGLLALSFMQNLRLQLLRATQQDYGEAAKWVTELMAKSGTEKDGGFTEAQLLELKEIEPKKKKKANAQRNALASALKLQRKIIKTLNESMDELSRRRKSIWWSRWIPREE